A window from Candidatus Sysuiplasma jiujiangense encodes these proteins:
- a CDS encoding MFS transporter, whose translation MDSMSRQFRWFYSFFITNIPNGGTAPLIPLFVVIAFYGNVVQVGLVTAATSIASIPAYIIWGNLSDHLHLRKLFVIEGFAGLAISLFVMAMSLNFATFFAANFILGLLYTASAPAGTALLIEQTPRGMWPSLIGKFSKLGGAGYLSGLLLGAIWFDLLPPGAMYMRIFFALVGVMAFAGTVLASFLIREDGARERKNHAHQHRNAIADIPLRANERAKYLPARVSSFVRLSTPSHEERLELGRRMWFYFLVTILITTGFTSFYVVFPNYLVDFLGKRFHMTESYVFIIYIASSLSSTLTYGSVSRLSCRIGEKWLQALACSSRVVLIPLFFLIPLFLSNGIEVLAAMIILNSMMGFCWAIISVTGQAIVAGMADPHTRGEAIGLYNSSMGVGSILGSLLAGLVTEISGYMSDFLFSSIWIVSGILFLSALHIEGARVKEERSSGMRKGRTAGIFRSLLKID comes from the coding sequence ATGGACTCCATGTCACGGCAGTTCAGGTGGTTTTATTCATTTTTCATTACAAATATACCGAACGGCGGGACAGCTCCGCTGATTCCTCTGTTTGTCGTGATTGCATTCTACGGCAATGTTGTCCAGGTCGGACTTGTGACGGCCGCGACTTCAATTGCATCGATACCCGCTTACATCATATGGGGGAATCTATCGGATCACCTGCACCTCAGAAAGCTCTTCGTGATAGAGGGTTTTGCGGGCCTGGCAATTTCGCTGTTCGTCATGGCAATGAGCCTGAACTTTGCCACCTTCTTCGCCGCAAATTTCATACTCGGACTCCTGTACACTGCAAGCGCACCGGCAGGTACTGCGCTTCTCATAGAGCAGACGCCCAGGGGGATGTGGCCTTCCCTGATAGGAAAATTCAGCAAGCTTGGTGGTGCAGGATATCTGTCAGGACTGCTGCTGGGCGCGATCTGGTTCGATCTCCTTCCTCCAGGCGCCATGTACATGCGCATATTCTTCGCACTGGTCGGCGTGATGGCTTTTGCCGGGACAGTGCTTGCATCCTTCCTTATCAGGGAGGATGGAGCCAGGGAAAGGAAAAATCATGCGCATCAGCACAGGAATGCCATTGCGGACATACCGCTGCGTGCCAATGAGAGGGCGAAATACCTGCCCGCCAGGGTGAGTTCATTCGTCAGGCTCTCCACCCCCTCGCATGAGGAAAGGCTTGAGCTGGGAAGGAGGATGTGGTTCTATTTTCTGGTAACCATCCTCATAACGACTGGCTTCACCAGCTTCTATGTTGTCTTTCCAAACTATCTTGTGGATTTTCTTGGAAAACGCTTCCACATGACAGAGTCATACGTGTTCATCATATACATTGCAAGTTCGTTATCCTCAACGCTCACCTACGGCAGCGTCTCAAGGCTTTCCTGCAGGATAGGCGAAAAATGGCTGCAGGCGCTTGCCTGCTCCTCAAGAGTGGTGCTCATACCGCTTTTCTTCCTGATTCCTCTTTTCCTCTCAAATGGCATTGAAGTCCTGGCGGCGATGATAATACTGAACTCAATGATGGGTTTCTGCTGGGCAATAATCAGTGTCACAGGCCAGGCAATAGTCGCCGGGATGGCCGACCCGCATACAAGAGGGGAGGCCATCGGGCTCTACAATTCGTCGATGGGAGTAGGTTCGATACTTGGCTCGCTGCTTGCCGGACTGGTAACGGAAATATCCGGGTACATGAGTGATTTTCTCTTTTCATCGATATGGATCGTTTCCGGGATCCTTTTCCTGTCCGCGCTACACATAGAGGGCGCCAGGGTCAAAGAGGAGAGGTCGTCAGGCATGAGGAAAGGCAGGACTGCGGGCATATTCAGGTCCCTGCTCAAAATAGATTAG
- a CDS encoding 50S ribosomal protein L15e: MYAHIGSFRKKSLSKALGDTEWERLISWRKEENYRRIDHPTRLDKARSMGYKAKQGVTLVRVRVRRGGLRKRRIAKGRRAKRKGILRITMKKNIQRMAEERVQRRYPNMEVLNSYQVGQDGMHKWYEVILVDPYNPSVLSDKNLNWISNQAHSGRAFRGLTSAGTMGRGLRWKGKGVEKVRPSIRANDRKGK; this comes from the coding sequence ATGTACGCGCATATCGGCTCTTTCAGGAAGAAATCCCTTTCAAAGGCGCTGGGCGACACGGAGTGGGAGAGACTCATAAGCTGGAGGAAGGAGGAGAACTACAGGCGCATTGATCATCCGACGAGACTCGACAAGGCACGCTCCATGGGCTACAAGGCAAAACAGGGTGTCACCCTCGTCAGGGTGAGGGTCAGAAGGGGAGGACTCAGGAAGAGACGTATCGCAAAGGGAAGAAGGGCGAAGAGGAAGGGTATACTCCGGATAACCATGAAGAAAAATATACAGAGGATGGCCGAAGAGAGAGTCCAGCGCCGCTATCCGAATATGGAGGTGCTCAATTCATATCAGGTTGGACAGGACGGCATGCACAAGTGGTATGAGGTAATACTTGTCGATCCGTACAACCCGTCCGTTCTAAGCGACAAGAATCTCAACTGGATATCCAACCAGGCCCATTCAGGAAGGGCATTCCGCGGGCTGACTTCCGCCGGCACGATGGGACGTGGCCTCAGATGGAAGGGAAAGGGCGTCGAGAAAGTTCGCCCGTCTATAAGGGCGAACGACAGAAAGGGCAAGTGA
- a CDS encoding ribonuclease H-like domain-containing protein, protein MQSEDEWDIRLLTATYRRDSGDGVTVELYGKTRDGRSAAVRYSGFRPYFQILGDVSRAREALATRDDVIGIEQREFMHRGEKTGGAIVTVKFPWTVPEFRERLKGVVEVAAADIPFAHRFIYDKDIAACCRVHGKMADGATARRYTCDIVIEGDRFEDTEDFMPALRVLSFDIETSIKEGNIWCICLAYRKDGSIIREKIYNDDEKKMLAEFFSAVSRIDPDVITGYNIDGFDIPKINERCRHRGIERKAWGRDGDDVRQVSNRFWRCNGRIIADAWWHMKKQFHPKQETLNAVARELLNEEKMDVNRLRIDEEWKENRERVLDYCAKDAELALRILEKTRTLTRGMDMATVSKLPLDDSLNSGASQLVDSLLIRAADREGIATPMTSRYMDSEEDRIEGGYVHSIAPGLYHWVGVLDFKSMYPSLIIAKNICFTTLNSSGSIVSPTGVRFLTPDERRGVIPSLLAQLMQQRDSIKEKMKRASGKDEYEYLDGLQQAVKILMNSFYGVLASSFYRFTNVSIGGSITAFARETTKGVIEQLEKEGTSVIYSDTDSVFFKSPAENLEGTIEFGRKISERFSRQGATLEFEEVIEPLFSHGKKKRYVGRQVWPEEGLIVRGYEIRRTDSFDYQSECLSAVFEEILGGNTEGAVKLSRKLVNDVLSGNVPKEKLVISRTCRPFAEYKDESTQVPVQTAKKLMAMGEEFIPGMKVSWIVVNSRRSPQQVEPFIVGREFSFTPDYAYYASRVAQTLSRVTEVFGMDEDSLLSGSKQSTLFDELKTEKTIAGNRTASKVRLEDFF, encoded by the coding sequence ATGCAATCCGAAGATGAATGGGACATCAGACTTCTGACCGCGACCTACAGGAGAGACTCGGGTGACGGCGTCACTGTAGAGTTATACGGCAAGACCAGGGACGGAAGGTCAGCGGCCGTGAGGTATTCCGGATTCAGGCCGTATTTCCAGATTTTGGGTGACGTGTCCCGCGCGAGGGAGGCACTCGCAACGAGGGACGATGTCATAGGCATCGAGCAGAGGGAATTCATGCACAGGGGGGAAAAGACGGGTGGTGCGATAGTTACTGTGAAATTCCCCTGGACGGTACCGGAATTCAGGGAAAGGCTGAAGGGGGTTGTAGAGGTTGCAGCAGCGGACATACCGTTCGCACACAGATTCATCTACGACAAGGACATAGCGGCCTGCTGCCGCGTGCACGGAAAAATGGCTGACGGTGCAACGGCCAGGCGATACACCTGCGATATCGTGATTGAAGGCGACAGGTTCGAGGACACGGAAGACTTCATGCCTGCACTTCGTGTTCTGAGCTTTGATATCGAAACAAGCATCAAGGAAGGCAATATCTGGTGCATATGCCTTGCATACAGGAAAGACGGCAGCATAATCAGGGAGAAGATATACAACGATGATGAGAAGAAGATGCTTGCCGAATTTTTCAGCGCTGTTTCAAGGATAGACCCCGACGTCATTACAGGTTACAATATCGACGGTTTTGACATACCGAAGATAAACGAGCGGTGCAGGCACAGGGGGATCGAGCGGAAGGCATGGGGGAGGGACGGGGACGACGTCAGGCAGGTAAGCAACAGGTTCTGGAGATGCAACGGCAGAATCATAGCTGATGCATGGTGGCACATGAAGAAGCAGTTCCACCCCAAGCAGGAAACGCTTAACGCCGTTGCAAGGGAACTACTCAACGAAGAGAAGATGGATGTAAACAGGCTGAGAATAGACGAGGAATGGAAAGAGAACAGGGAAAGGGTTCTCGACTACTGTGCGAAGGATGCGGAACTGGCACTGCGTATACTGGAGAAGACAAGAACACTGACCAGGGGAATGGACATGGCCACTGTTTCCAAACTTCCTCTCGACGACTCACTCAACAGCGGAGCTTCTCAGCTCGTCGACTCGCTGCTTATCAGGGCCGCCGACAGGGAGGGTATTGCAACACCTATGACATCCAGGTACATGGATTCAGAGGAGGACAGGATCGAAGGTGGATATGTCCACAGCATAGCTCCGGGGCTTTATCACTGGGTGGGCGTACTCGATTTCAAGAGCATGTATCCCTCCCTCATAATAGCGAAAAATATCTGTTTCACAACACTGAACAGCAGCGGCAGCATTGTCAGCCCGACGGGTGTACGCTTCCTCACGCCGGACGAGCGCAGGGGCGTCATTCCCTCACTGCTCGCACAGCTCATGCAGCAGAGGGACAGCATCAAGGAGAAGATGAAGAGAGCCTCCGGAAAGGACGAATACGAATATCTTGACGGGCTTCAGCAGGCGGTGAAGATACTGATGAATTCATTCTATGGCGTCCTTGCCTCCTCTTTCTACAGGTTCACCAATGTTTCGATAGGCGGGAGCATCACCGCATTTGCGAGGGAAACCACAAAAGGCGTGATAGAGCAGCTGGAGAAGGAGGGGACCTCTGTCATATACAGCGACACAGATTCTGTCTTTTTCAAGAGTCCTGCCGAGAACCTGGAAGGGACCATTGAATTCGGCAGGAAGATAAGCGAACGCTTTTCCAGGCAGGGCGCCACGCTTGAATTCGAGGAAGTTATAGAACCGCTATTTTCCCACGGAAAGAAGAAGAGGTATGTGGGCAGGCAGGTATGGCCCGAGGAGGGACTGATTGTCAGGGGATATGAAATACGCCGGACAGATTCCTTTGACTATCAGAGCGAGTGTCTTTCTGCTGTTTTTGAGGAGATACTTGGAGGCAACACGGAAGGGGCAGTGAAGCTGTCAAGGAAACTCGTTAACGATGTGCTGAGCGGAAATGTCCCAAAGGAGAAGCTCGTTATTTCACGGACATGCAGGCCCTTTGCCGAGTACAAGGACGAAAGCACACAGGTGCCCGTGCAGACGGCAAAGAAGCTTATGGCAATGGGAGAGGAATTCATTCCGGGCATGAAGGTTTCATGGATTGTAGTCAACAGCAGGAGGTCTCCGCAGCAGGTGGAACCTTTCATAGTTGGGAGGGAATTCAGCTTTACCCCGGATTATGCTTATTATGCGTCAAGGGTCGCCCAGACACTTTCCAGGGTTACGGAAGTGTTCGGAATGGATGAAGACAGCCTCCTTAGCGGTTCGAAGCAGTCCACACTTTTTGACGAACTGAAGACGGAAAAGACAATAGCGGGCAACAGGACAGCATCAAAGGTCAGGCTGGAGGATTTCTTCTGA
- a CDS encoding redox-regulated ATPase YchF codes for MAMQIGIVGKPNVGKSTFFSAATMASVDIAPYPFTTIKANRGVGFVRRPCPETFFGVRCNPNNARCIDGTRFIPVELLDVAGLVPDAWQGKGLGNAFLDELRQADALIHVVDASGGTDADGNQVPVGTRDPVEDVRFLERELTMWIKSILDKNFQKTAKKIHLEGLKVEAMLQERLSGLGVRQSDISAALRMSGLAQDPSLWSDSDLYSLSDAIRKISKPVLIAANKCDIAPEENLKKLRSLQGYTVIMCSAEYELALRRADRSGVISYVPGQRDFRLISQSLNERQSKALDRIHSFLSAADTGVQRAIEETAFALLSLISVYPVEDENRLTNKDGMVLPDALLVRKGSGPQDLAFMIHTEIGKNYITAINAKTKKPVGHDYLLADGDVIKIVARRS; via the coding sequence ATTGCCATGCAGATAGGCATCGTAGGCAAGCCGAACGTCGGCAAAAGCACATTCTTCTCAGCAGCCACAATGGCATCCGTGGACATAGCACCATATCCGTTTACAACGATAAAGGCAAACAGGGGAGTCGGCTTTGTCAGGAGGCCCTGCCCGGAAACATTTTTCGGCGTCAGATGCAATCCGAACAATGCAAGATGCATAGACGGCACACGGTTCATTCCTGTGGAACTTCTCGATGTTGCCGGCCTTGTGCCTGACGCATGGCAGGGCAAGGGCCTAGGCAACGCCTTTCTCGATGAGCTCAGGCAGGCTGACGCGCTCATCCATGTCGTCGATGCGAGCGGCGGGACAGACGCAGACGGGAACCAGGTTCCTGTCGGCACAAGGGATCCGGTTGAGGATGTGCGGTTCCTCGAGCGCGAACTGACGATGTGGATAAAGAGCATTCTGGACAAGAACTTCCAGAAGACGGCGAAGAAGATCCATCTGGAGGGGCTCAAGGTGGAGGCTATGCTCCAGGAGAGACTGAGCGGACTGGGTGTGAGGCAGAGCGACATATCGGCGGCGCTGAGAATGAGCGGACTTGCCCAGGACCCGTCACTTTGGTCAGACAGCGATCTCTATTCGCTTTCCGACGCGATCAGGAAAATAAGCAAACCCGTACTCATAGCAGCCAACAAGTGCGACATTGCACCGGAGGAAAACCTGAAGAAACTACGCAGCCTGCAGGGATATACTGTCATCATGTGCTCGGCAGAGTATGAGCTCGCGTTGAGAAGGGCCGACAGGAGCGGTGTCATCTCCTACGTGCCCGGGCAGAGGGACTTCAGGCTGATTTCACAGTCGCTGAATGAAAGGCAATCAAAGGCGCTTGATAGAATACACTCTTTCCTCTCGGCAGCGGACACGGGGGTGCAAAGGGCAATCGAGGAGACTGCATTCGCGCTGCTCTCGCTCATTTCTGTCTATCCGGTTGAGGATGAAAACAGGCTGACGAACAAGGACGGCATGGTGCTGCCGGACGCTCTTCTCGTGCGGAAGGGCAGCGGACCGCAGGATCTTGCGTTTATGATTCACACCGAAATAGGCAAAAATTACATAACCGCAATAAACGCAAAGACAAAGAAACCCGTGGGCCACGACTATTTGCTTGCCGACGGAGACGTGATAAAGATAGTCGCACGAAGGAGCTGA
- the rsmA gene encoding ribosomal RNA small subunit methyltransferase A: MELGIYPSKRFGQTFLIDESIADREIESARIRSKDTVLEIGPGLGVLTERIVQKARRVVAIENDQRLAIYLREKFGDAVEVVEGDAMDAKLPKFDVAIGNLPYSVSSQLIFRLVNSGMKRGLFMIQKEMALRVVAPPFTAEYSRMAAVLQRSNHIELLFDVGHTHFYPQPDVDSSVLRFAAIRGVKRWPEYERAAALLFSQRRKTIASILRKTVRGGVDLDGIPFGTRRIEELDVKQIGELVKWMSGNERLAPLLRNE, from the coding sequence ATGGAACTGGGAATTTACCCTTCGAAACGCTTCGGCCAGACATTCCTCATTGACGAAAGCATAGCCGACAGGGAGATTGAAAGCGCGCGGATAAGGTCCAAGGACACGGTGCTTGAGATCGGGCCAGGACTCGGCGTGCTGACAGAACGGATAGTGCAGAAGGCACGCAGGGTTGTTGCAATCGAAAACGACCAGAGACTGGCAATATATCTCAGGGAGAAGTTCGGCGATGCTGTGGAAGTGGTTGAAGGAGATGCAATGGACGCTAAACTGCCGAAGTTTGACGTTGCGATAGGGAATCTGCCGTATTCCGTTTCATCGCAGCTGATATTCAGGCTGGTCAATTCTGGAATGAAGAGGGGACTCTTCATGATACAGAAGGAGATGGCTCTGAGAGTGGTCGCGCCGCCTTTTACAGCCGAATATTCAAGGATGGCTGCCGTCCTCCAGCGCTCAAATCATATAGAACTGCTGTTCGATGTCGGCCACACGCATTTCTATCCGCAGCCCGACGTCGATTCCTCGGTCCTGCGTTTCGCTGCGATCAGGGGGGTGAAAAGATGGCCCGAATACGAGAGGGCTGCTGCCTTACTTTTCTCCCAGAGGAGAAAGACGATAGCCTCCATACTAAGGAAGACAGTCAGGGGTGGAGTCGATCTGGACGGAATTCCGTTCGGCACGCGCAGGATAGAGGAGCTCGACGTGAAGCAGATCGGGGAACTTGTGAAGTGGATGTCGGGCAATGAGCGCCTTGCCCCCCTCCTGCGAAATGAATAA
- a CDS encoding DUF655 domain-containing protein, with protein MEDYAYILDYLPQGSPSERSFKHEPTSYAIGSEEFKLFELVPRQGVVISPGEKVYIGKEMNLRQHIIHVKRRLSYDELTSNSQSELPHTLEQIVLDNETRFVRFFNEAQPITTRLHTLELLPGLGNKTMWAIIEERKKEKFRSLADLEKRVPTLHNPAKLIARRIVEELSNRDQKYRLFVAR; from the coding sequence TTGGAAGATTATGCCTACATACTTGATTACCTGCCACAGGGCTCCCCTTCTGAAAGGAGCTTCAAACATGAGCCCACGAGCTATGCCATAGGGTCTGAAGAGTTCAAGCTATTCGAACTTGTCCCCAGGCAGGGTGTGGTCATTTCGCCGGGCGAAAAGGTATACATAGGGAAGGAGATGAATCTCAGACAGCACATCATACATGTGAAGAGAAGGCTGTCGTATGACGAGCTCACATCCAACAGTCAGTCGGAACTGCCGCACACGCTCGAACAGATCGTGCTTGACAACGAAACAAGATTCGTCAGATTTTTCAACGAGGCACAGCCGATAACAACCCGTCTTCACACGCTTGAGCTTCTACCCGGCCTCGGTAACAAGACAATGTGGGCCATAATCGAAGAGAGAAAGAAGGAGAAATTCAGGAGCCTGGCAGATCTGGAAAAAAGGGTTCCCACACTGCACAATCCGGCCAAGCTTATTGCCAGGCGCATTGTGGAGGAACTGTCAAACAGAGACCAGAAATACAGGCTTTTTGTGGCCCGATGA
- a CDS encoding RNA polymerase Rpb4 family protein — MADTKYITLAEVKQLLTKEEKQRELSSEHKVALEHAQKFAKLDIESVKKLRKELTEIGFGSEQNAVKIIDLLPTTPEDVRLIFSKERLTPEKKQIEQIIEAVRKYM, encoded by the coding sequence GTGGCCGACACAAAGTACATCACGCTTGCAGAGGTAAAGCAACTTCTGACAAAGGAAGAGAAGCAGCGTGAGCTTTCATCCGAACATAAGGTCGCCCTGGAACACGCGCAGAAATTTGCAAAGCTGGATATTGAGAGCGTGAAGAAGCTTAGGAAAGAGCTGACTGAAATCGGCTTCGGCAGCGAACAGAATGCGGTCAAGATCATAGACCTGCTTCCGACGACGCCGGAAGATGTCAGGCTCATATTTTCCAAAGAACGCCTTACCCCTGAAAAGAAGCAGATTGAACAGATCATTGAGGCTGTTCGAAAATATATGTAG
- a CDS encoding 50S ribosomal protein L21e: MVKASKGLRRRSRGILSKSPRERGMPPVARIIRRFEEGERVSIKIEPSIRDGAPHLRFQGRTGVVIGMQGRTYRVRIVDGGKEKVILSDAVHLMKAK; encoded by the coding sequence ATGGTAAAGGCATCTAAAGGACTTAGAAGACGTTCGAGAGGGATACTGAGCAAGAGCCCGAGAGAGAGGGGCATGCCGCCGGTCGCCAGGATTATACGCAGGTTCGAGGAAGGGGAAAGGGTATCCATCAAGATCGAGCCGAGCATTAGAGATGGGGCCCCGCATCTGCGATTCCAGGGAAGGACGGGTGTCGTCATAGGCATGCAGGGAAGAACTTACAGGGTAAGGATAGTCGACGGCGGAAAGGAGAAAGTTATATTATCGGATGCCGTTCACCTCATGAAAGCGAAGTGA
- a CDS encoding tRNA pseudouridine(54/55) synthase Pus10: protein MMPDGGRPASAPQAAKTAGIAADSYAAAASPAILSICERCFDRLTGGSALPGQAFNRLNIIGRDSGGCYICRGVFNSLDAAALLPVEELKNWEYSTFWAGSRLEFGMLAREEEVAALMDVEIGHSIKVEINRELGLRIASITGREGKISSPDMLIIVDLPFMTYLLEPSSIFIYGRYRKYVRGIPQTKWPCRKCHGKGCSHCGGLGKMYETSVEEIIAAPVIRETGGSSHYFHGMGREDIDAVMLGEGRPFILEISRPRRRYLDLEALEATINAESKPRVEVSALRYSSKTEVVGLKAATPSKSYVVRFRILGKINKEKLVDLISEFSGKMIAQRTPLRVVHRRADVVRERRLIDCRLLEFDGDEATVQVTAQSGTYIKEFVTGDEGRTVPNISGALGLECRIVSLDVLEVSTGAGEQW from the coding sequence ATGATGCCTGACGGAGGGCGTCCGGCATCGGCACCTCAGGCAGCGAAGACGGCGGGGATAGCGGCGGATTCGTATGCGGCTGCGGCAAGCCCTGCGATCTTATCAATATGCGAAAGGTGTTTTGACCGTCTCACAGGCGGCTCCGCCCTCCCGGGGCAGGCATTCAACAGGCTCAATATCATCGGGCGGGACAGTGGCGGATGTTACATATGCAGGGGCGTTTTCAATTCGCTTGACGCCGCCGCACTGCTCCCTGTGGAGGAACTGAAGAACTGGGAATACAGTACATTCTGGGCAGGCAGCAGACTTGAATTTGGAATGTTGGCAAGGGAGGAGGAAGTTGCGGCGCTCATGGATGTTGAAATCGGTCATTCAATAAAAGTGGAGATCAACAGGGAGCTCGGCCTCAGGATTGCATCGATTACCGGCAGGGAGGGCAAAATCAGTTCACCGGATATGCTGATAATAGTGGATTTGCCATTCATGACTTACCTCCTTGAGCCTTCTTCCATCTTCATCTACGGGCGATACAGGAAGTACGTCAGGGGAATACCGCAGACCAAATGGCCATGCAGAAAATGCCATGGCAAGGGCTGCAGCCACTGCGGCGGACTGGGGAAGATGTATGAAACGAGCGTTGAGGAGATCATCGCTGCACCGGTGATTAGGGAGACCGGCGGATCCTCTCACTATTTCCACGGCATGGGAAGAGAGGACATAGATGCAGTGATGCTCGGCGAAGGCCGCCCTTTCATACTCGAAATTTCAAGACCCAGAAGACGATACCTTGACCTTGAAGCACTGGAGGCGACAATCAATGCCGAATCGAAACCGCGCGTGGAGGTCAGTGCGCTCAGGTATTCATCCAAGACAGAGGTTGTTGGACTTAAGGCGGCAACACCGTCCAAGAGTTATGTTGTCCGTTTCCGGATTCTCGGCAAAATTAATAAAGAGAAACTTGTTGACCTCATCTCGGAATTCAGCGGAAAGATGATCGCACAGAGGACACCGCTGAGGGTTGTGCACAGAAGGGCCGATGTTGTCAGGGAAAGAAGGCTTATCGACTGCAGACTGCTTGAATTCGACGGCGATGAAGCTACTGTCCAGGTCACGGCCCAATCCGGCACATATATAAAGGAGTTTGTCACAGGGGATGAAGGCAGGACTGTGCCGAACATATCGGGTGCCCTCGGTCTGGAGTGCCGGATTGTTTCGCTCGATGTCCTGGAAGTTTCAACTGGAGCTGGTGAGCAATGGTAA
- a CDS encoding KH domain-containing protein, whose protein sequence is MQYLRIPRERIGVILGKDGTLKKKVEEETGVSISVDSSEGYVEVDGRVSPDPVMELKVASYVNAIARGFAPDRAARLLREDIFLEVINITDYVGGRKNRVQRMRGRLIGRQGRSRETIENLTETLISIQGDTVAIIGDPVELELARSGIDMLLRGSEHSAVFHFLERRQRELKLRELAYYGQPEWRDSDV, encoded by the coding sequence TTGCAGTATCTTAGAATACCCAGGGAGAGGATAGGCGTTATCCTGGGAAAGGACGGAACGCTTAAGAAGAAGGTCGAGGAGGAGACCGGCGTCTCGATTTCAGTCGACTCTTCCGAGGGATACGTGGAGGTGGACGGTAGGGTGTCACCTGACCCTGTCATGGAGCTGAAAGTGGCGTCTTATGTGAATGCCATTGCAAGAGGCTTTGCACCGGACAGGGCTGCCAGACTGCTGCGGGAAGACATTTTTCTTGAGGTGATAAACATCACCGATTATGTCGGGGGAAGGAAAAATCGTGTGCAGAGGATGCGCGGCAGGCTGATAGGAAGGCAGGGCAGGTCGAGGGAAACTATAGAGAATTTGACTGAAACGCTGATATCCATACAGGGAGACACAGTTGCTATAATAGGCGATCCCGTCGAGCTCGAACTTGCAAGGAGCGGAATCGACATGCTTCTCAGGGGGAGCGAGCATTCTGCCGTCTTCCACTTTCTTGAACGCAGGCAGAGGGAGCTGAAACTCCGCGAACTCGCCTATTACGGCCAGCCGGAATGGCGGGACAGTGATGTATGA
- a CDS encoding serine protein kinase RIO yields MAGVREGHLERLLEPFEKRIKGAEDRKVYDQFFDNRTLMNVYALMNSGVVETVDFPVATGKEGGVFKCSSSEGEAVAMKIYRISNATFKSLARYTEGDIHFSGLKGSFSKTIYAWAKREFLNLARLREAGASVPYPIACRGNVIVMSYLGTERGPAPLIRNCALTEKQAEEYYRQVMQFIDVAYRKANIVHADLSEYNVMVHEKKAYVIDCGQAVSSRHPGAQEYLLRDLRNVSRFFRSRGATVDEPSAVLKKLTGEKKLAVS; encoded by the coding sequence ATGGCAGGAGTGAGGGAAGGGCATCTGGAGAGGCTCCTTGAGCCCTTCGAGAAGAGGATAAAGGGAGCGGAAGATCGAAAAGTATACGATCAGTTTTTTGACAACAGGACTCTTATGAATGTCTACGCGCTCATGAATTCAGGGGTTGTGGAAACAGTCGATTTTCCGGTCGCGACCGGAAAGGAGGGAGGCGTCTTCAAGTGCAGCTCTTCGGAAGGGGAGGCCGTAGCGATGAAAATATACAGAATATCCAATGCAACCTTCAAATCGCTCGCAAGATACACCGAAGGCGATATTCATTTCAGCGGCCTGAAAGGCAGCTTCTCGAAGACAATCTATGCGTGGGCCAAGAGGGAATTCCTGAATCTTGCCAGGCTCAGGGAGGCGGGCGCCTCTGTACCTTATCCCATTGCCTGCCGCGGAAACGTGATCGTAATGTCCTACCTCGGTACGGAGCGCGGGCCTGCACCGCTGATCAGGAATTGCGCACTCACCGAAAAGCAGGCGGAGGAGTACTACCGGCAGGTCATGCAATTTATAGACGTAGCATACAGAAAGGCAAATATTGTCCATGCCGATCTCAGCGAATACAACGTCATGGTCCATGAAAAGAAGGCTTATGTCATAGACTGCGGTCAGGCAGTTTCGTCCAGGCATCCCGGCGCTCAGGAGTATCTGCTGCGCGACCTGAGAAACGTCAGCCGATTCTTCAGATCCAGGGGTGCAACTGTGGACGAACCTTCTGCTGTGCTGAAAAAACTTACGGGAGAGAAAAAGCTTGCAGTATCTTAG
- the eif1A gene encoding translation initiation factor eIF-1A, whose product MVEGEEGTDNYMRVPLPRKKNGEMLAVADQLLGGSRIRVQCADGKARMGRIPGKIKKKMWIREGDLVIVKPWDFQEDKADILYRYTKTQSSYLSRRKMIPSGINIFT is encoded by the coding sequence ATAGTCGAAGGGGAGGAAGGCACAGACAATTATATGCGCGTTCCTCTACCAAGAAAGAAGAATGGAGAGATGCTGGCGGTCGCGGATCAGCTGCTTGGCGGTTCCAGAATCAGGGTGCAGTGCGCCGACGGCAAGGCAAGGATGGGTAGGATTCCCGGCAAAATCAAAAAGAAGATGTGGATACGTGAGGGCGATCTCGTAATAGTCAAACCTTGGGATTTCCAGGAAGACAAGGCGGACATACTTTACAGGTACACGAAAACCCAGTCGTCATACCTCAGCAGAAGAAAGATGATTCCTTCAGGCATAAACATATTCACATGA